One part of the Haliotis asinina isolate JCU_RB_2024 chromosome 2, JCU_Hal_asi_v2, whole genome shotgun sequence genome encodes these proteins:
- the LOC137272630 gene encoding acid-sensing ion channel 1A-like produces the protein MDAKDWGRAGPLMTISLIHCSDETSSTESMTGEKTEAVTFDAGRRSPTYRLNDLWTEFRDSTGLHSVDKIKPPSVSPFSIRGSIWMIALCSTTAFLVYNLVDQIGNYYSYPTITKFTPKMMSVIDFPAVTICNRCTLNKTRLDVYPEMENYLFNRHNGSVHARSFPVSDVFQDQLSVEWWNNMSMEGSKMLFSCAFGGVEFDCMTRFRPIFTSEGLCHTFNFNDSEIARVKKAGDSKNLVVLMNIYQDQYTFVANMAAGIKVFLHNPSVHPDASSTIVMAAPGFSTYVAMQKYEYFYQPQPYLAFGHMDCVDTTSPKFVNPLKYYSPYTFNHCVMECVQAKAFNQCGCVGPSDPRGGPLCSLTKQDSCYNPVRDAESTEANFLQECGCVGECRFDSYTAQVSSSSFPAKVWVDHLLKTRGAQDKEAMLENFVMLRVFYGQMMVTTITQQPQHTVATLLSDIGGQMGLCLGASMLTVAEITEFLVFIIIFLLDKCRGRKARNRISNW, from the exons ATGGATGCAAAGGATTGGGGGAGGGCTGGACCCCTCATGACTATTTCTTTAATTCATTGTTCAGATGAAACTTCATCCACAGAATCAATGACTGGTGAGAAAACAGAGGCTGTGACGTTTGACGCGGGCCGGCGTTCGCCAACGTATAGACTGAATGATCTTTGGACTGAATTCAGAGATTCTACAGGCCTTCATTCTGTTGACAAAATTAAACCTCCTTCAGTCAGCCCTTTTAGCATCCGAGG GTCGATTTGGATGATAGCATTGTGTTCAACGACGGCCTTCCTCGTGTATAACCTTGTCGATCAGATTGGAAACTACTACAGCTACCCTACTATCACCAAGTTCACACCCAAAATGATGTCCGTCATCGACTTCCCTGCCGTCACCATCTGCAACAGATGCACCCTAAACAAAACTCGCCTTGATGTTTATCCAGAAATGGAGAACTACCTCTTCAACAGACATAACGGATCGGTGCATGCAAGATCATTCCctgtttcagatgtgtttcaGGATCAATTGTCTGTAGAGTGGTGGAACAATATGTCCATGGAAGGATccaaaatgttgttttcatgtgccTTTGGTGGTGTAGAGTTTGACTGCATGACCAGGTTCCGACCTATTTTCACGTCTGAGGGATTGTGTCATACCTTCAACTTCAATGACAGCGAAATTGCCCGAGTGAAGAAGGCAGGTGACTCCAAGAACCTTGTGGTCTTAATGAACATCTATCAGGACCAATACACATTTGTAGCGAACATGGCAGCGGGGATTAAG GTATTTCTCCATAATCCATCTGTCCACCCAGACGCTAGCTCCACCATTGTAATGGCGGCACCTGGCTTCTCCACATATGTCGCCATGCAAAAATATGAG TATTTCTATCAACCGCAGCCCTACTTGGCGTTTGGTCACATGGACTGTGTGGACACAACTAGTCCCAAGTTTGTGAATCCTCTCAAGTACTATTCCCCTTACACCTTTAACCATTGCGTCATGGAGTGTGTCCAGGCCAAGGCTTTCAATCAGTGTGGATGTGTCGGACCTTCTGATCCCC GGGGTGGACCATTGTGTTCACTGACGAAACAGGACAGTTGTTACAACCCCGTTCGTG ATGCTGAGTCCACCGAAGCTAACTTCCTACAGGAATGCGGGTGTGTCGGCGAGTGCAGGTTTGACAGTTACACTGCCCAGGTGTCCTCTAGCTCCTTCCCAGCAAAGGTCTGGGTCGACCACCTCCTGAAGACCAGAGGGGCACAAGACAAGGAAGCCATGCT AGAGAACTTCGTGATGCTGAGAGTGTTTTACGGCCAGATGATGGTGACAACCATCACACAACAACCTCAACACACTGTGGCCACGCTGTTGT cCGATATCGGGGGTCAGATGGGTCTCTGTCTCGGAGCCAGCATGCTGACAGTTGCGGAGATCACGGAATTCCTGgtgttcatcatcatcttcctcTTGGACAAATGTAGAGGAAGAAAAGCTCGTAACAGAATCAGCAACTGGTAG